The following are encoded together in the Thunnus albacares chromosome 7, fThuAlb1.1, whole genome shotgun sequence genome:
- the alkbh3 gene encoding alpha-ketoglutarate-dependent dioxygenase alkB homolog 3 gives MSDKRQRVRVQGSWAKPLPKHPGPSGNLKAAVPNNQQPKSANPAPAAWGCGGSQKTSKTFEFHQPTKPIRAVPPEKVIEQAGDYEISHAPSGVSRLRLRPGFLPSEEADWMFSKLLAELPWSQKTNVRQGEAYEEPRLTCWYGELPYTYARSTMAANTQWHPLLLTLRDAVEQVSRCSFNSLLCNLYRDGHDSIGWHSDDEASLGAKPTIASLSLGDTRVFSLRKQPAPEENGDYTYVERIRVPLSHGTLLLMEGATQDDWQHQVAKEYHDRGPRINLTFRNIYPEPEGYRPGSKLRFTAKQP, from the exons atgtcgGATAAGCGTCAACGTGTCAGAGTCCAGGGCTCCTGGGCCAAACCACTGCCAAAACATCCAGGACCTTCAGGGAATTTAAAGG ctgcaGTACCAAACAACCAACAACCCAAAAGTGCCAACCCAGCTCCTGCTGCTTGGGGATGTGGTGGTTCACAGAAAACATCTAAGACTTTTGAGTTTCACCAGCCCACCAAG CCAATTAGAGCTGTTCCACCAGAAAAGGTTATAGA ACAGGCAGGTGATTATGAGATCAGCCATGCACCATCAGGAGTGTCCAG ACTGCGGCTGCGGCCTGGGTTTCTTCCCTCAGAAGAGGCTGACTGGATGTTCAGTAAGCTGCTAGCAGAGCTTCCCTGGTCCCAGAAGACCAACGTCAGACAGG GCGAGGCTTACGAGGAGCCCAGGCTGACCTGCTGGTATGGAGAGTTGCCCTATACGTATGCTCGCTCCACCATGGCTGCTAACACTCAG TGGCATCCATTGCTGTTAACCCTTCGTGATGCAGTGGAACAGGTGAGCAGATGCAGCTTCAACTCCCTGCTGTGCAACCTGTATCGGGACGGCCACGACAGCATCGGCTGGCACAGCGACGATGAAGCCTCCTTGGGTGCCAAGCCCACCATCGCCTCCCTCAGTCTGGGTGACACCAGAGTGTTCAGCCTCCGTAAGCAGCCTGCACCG GAGGAGAATGGTGACTACACCTATGTGGAGCGGATTCGGGTTCCTCTGAGTCACGGGACGCTACTGCTGATGGAAGGAGCCACACAGGATGATTGGCAG CATCAAGTTGCTAAAGAGTACCATGACCGAGGTCCACGCATCAACCTGACCTTCAGAAATATCTACCCAGAGCCGGAGGGCTACAGGCCGGGGTCCAAGCTGCGCTTCACAGCCAAGCAACCATAA